Proteins encoded by one window of Cellvibrio sp. KY-GH-1:
- the rho gene encoding transcription termination factor Rho codes for MNLTDLKKKPIEELIDIAHEMGLENIARSRKQDIIFNILKRHAKGGEDIYGDGVLEILVDGFGFLRSADSSYLAGPDDIYVSPSQIRRFNLRTGDTISGKIRPPKEGERYFALLKVNDINFDKPESSRNKILFENLTPLFPNIRLLLEAGNGSTEDLTGRIIDLIAPIGKGQRGLIVAPPKAGKTIMMQNIAQAITRNNPECHLIVLLIDERPEEVTEMQRSVRGEVVASTFDEPPARHVQVADMVIEKAKRLVEHKKDVVILLDSITRLARAYNTVIPSSGKVLTGGVDAHALERPKRFFGAARNIEEGGSLSIIATALVDTGSKMDEVIYEEFKGTGNLELHLDRKIAEKRIYPAINVRRSGTRREDLLMKEDELQRAWILRRLLNDMEDVPATEFLLDKLKDFKTNDEFFQSMKRK; via the coding sequence ATGAACCTAACCGACCTTAAAAAGAAACCCATTGAAGAATTAATTGATATCGCCCACGAAATGGGTTTGGAAAATATCGCCCGCTCGCGTAAGCAGGACATTATTTTTAATATCCTCAAGCGCCATGCAAAAGGTGGCGAAGATATTTACGGCGATGGTGTATTGGAAATTTTGGTAGATGGATTTGGTTTCCTGCGCTCTGCAGACAGTTCGTACCTTGCAGGCCCCGATGACATTTATGTTTCACCCAGCCAGATTCGCCGCTTTAACCTGCGCACCGGCGACACCATTTCTGGCAAGATTCGCCCACCGAAAGAAGGCGAACGTTATTTTGCCCTGTTGAAAGTTAACGATATTAACTTCGACAAACCGGAAAGCTCCCGCAACAAAATTCTGTTTGAAAACCTCACTCCGCTATTTCCCAATATTCGCCTCTTGCTTGAAGCCGGTAACGGTTCTACCGAAGATCTCACCGGTCGTATCATCGATTTGATTGCCCCTATCGGGAAAGGCCAGCGCGGACTGATCGTTGCACCACCAAAAGCGGGTAAAACCATCATGATGCAAAATATTGCGCAGGCGATTACGCGCAATAACCCCGAATGTCATTTAATTGTGTTATTGATTGACGAACGTCCGGAAGAAGTTACCGAGATGCAGCGCTCGGTGCGTGGCGAAGTGGTTGCATCAACATTCGATGAGCCGCCAGCACGTCACGTACAAGTGGCGGACATGGTAATTGAAAAGGCGAAGCGCTTGGTTGAACACAAGAAAGACGTTGTCATTTTGCTCGACTCTATTACGCGTCTGGCGCGCGCTTACAACACCGTAATTCCTTCATCCGGTAAAGTATTGACCGGTGGTGTGGATGCCCATGCACTTGAGCGTCCAAAGCGTTTCTTCGGTGCTGCACGTAACATCGAAGAAGGTGGTAGCTTGAGTATTATCGCTACTGCTCTGGTAGATACCGGCTCCAAAATGGACGAGGTTATTTACGAAGAGTTTAAAGGTACCGGTAACCTGGAATTGCACCTGGATCGCAAGATCGCTGAAAAGCGTATTTATCCAGCGATCAACGTGCGCCGTTCAGGTACTCGTCGCGAAGACTTGTTGATGAAAGAAGATGAGTTGCAACGCGCGTGGATTTTGCGTCGTTTGCTGAACGATATGGAAGATGTTCCGGCAACTGAATTCCTGCTCGATAAGCTGAAAGACTTTAAAACCAACGACGAATTCTTCCAGTCTATGAAGCGCAAATAA
- the trxA gene encoding thioredoxin TrxA, which yields MSSDAIVHVSDASFAQDVLKADLPVLVDFWAAWCGPCKMIAPILDDLAEQFEGKIKIAKMDVDANKDTPAQFGIRGIPTLIIFKNGAAHATKVGALSKPQLVDFINSSL from the coding sequence ATGAGTAGTGATGCAATTGTTCATGTAAGCGATGCGAGCTTTGCGCAGGATGTTTTGAAGGCTGATTTGCCAGTATTGGTAGATTTTTGGGCGGCGTGGTGTGGCCCTTGTAAGATGATTGCCCCGATTCTGGATGACCTGGCTGAACAGTTTGAAGGCAAAATCAAGATCGCCAAAATGGACGTGGATGCAAACAAGGACACTCCCGCACAATTTGGTATTCGCGGCATTCCAACCCTGATCATCTTCAAAAATGGTGCCGCCCATGCGACGAAAGTGGGTGCGCTGAGCAAGCCGCAGCTGGTTGATTTTATCAATAGTTCACTTTAA